The Mugil cephalus isolate CIBA_MC_2020 chromosome 19, CIBA_Mcephalus_1.1, whole genome shotgun sequence genome has a window encoding:
- the mtfp1 gene encoding mitochondrial fission process protein 1 — MDPTEEKAVDIYRDTWVRFLGYANEVGEAFRALVPVSLVWGTYAVATAYVTADAVDKGKKAAVAHGDNPGRTTRVAVAVVDTFVWQALASVIIPGFTINRVCAGSLYLLGRTTKLPLSVRKWTTTAIGLSTIPFIITPIDRSVDYLLDSSLRKVYNAEEKHE; from the exons ATGGATCCCACAGAAGAAAAAGCTGTTGACATTTATCGCGACACATGGGTCCGCTTCCTGG GCTATGCCAATGAAGTTGGGGAGGCCTTTCGTGCTCTGGTGCCGGTGAGCCTGGTTTGGGGCACCTACGCTGTGGCCACTGCTTATGTTACCGCTGATGCTGTGGACAAAGGGAAGAAAGCAGCTGTG GCGCACGGAGACAACCCAGGCAGGACGACGCGGGTAGCGGTGGCAGTGGTGGACACATTCGTGTGGCAGGCCCTCGCCTCCGTCATCATCCCTGGCTTCACCATCAACCGCGTGTGCGCCGGGTCGCTGTACCTGCTGGGCAGAACCACCAAGTTGCCCCTGTCCGTCCGCAAGTGGACCACTACGGCCATTGGCCTCTCCACGATCCCCTTCATCATTACTCCAATAGACAG GTCGGTGGATTACCTGCTGGACTCAAGCCTTCGGAAGGTCTACAACGCGGAGGAGAAACATGAATAA
- the lman2la gene encoding lectin, mannose-binding 2-like a isoform X1: MAAASRSKHHSGSKSPVSLIYRRKTMPLKIFWCVVSLLFAVNRCFAEDDHEMEEFLKREFSLSKPYQGVGSLGSSHWELMGDAMVTTEQVRLTPDMQSRQGAVWSRIPCHLKDWEMQVHFKIHGQGKKNLNGDGLAIWYTKERMQKGPVFGNMDNFTGLGVFVDTYPNEEKHIEAQKKRYTPRTQRIFPFVLAMVGNGTVSYDHERDGRPTELGGCNAMVRNLKHDTFLFIRYIRRRLTVMIDIDGQHEWRDCLDLPGVRLPKGYYFGASAVTGDLSDNHDIISLKLYQLTVLWSQKEEGEEEDEITIPSVDNMELLRLGQIEEGMSGVAIFFTVLFSLLGCIFLVIIGLVVYSHWNESRRKRFY; encoded by the exons ATGGCCGCCGCCAGCAGGAGCAAACATCATAGCGGTTCCAAATCACCAGTCAGCTTAATTTACAGAAGGAAAACAATGCCTTTGAAAATATTTTGGTGTGTTGTCTCTCTTCTTTTCGCTGTAAACCGATGTTTTGCCGAAGATGACCACGAAATGGAAGAGTTTCTGAAGCGGGAGTTTTCCCTTTCCAAGCCTTACCAAG GTGTGGGCTCTTTAGGTTCCTCCCACTGGGAGCTGATGGGGGATGCCATGGTAACCACCGAGCAGGTGCGCCTCACACCTGACATGCAGAGCAGGCAGGGGGCAGTGTGGAGCCGCATC CCTTGTCATCTTAAGGACTGGGAGATGCAGGTGCACTTTAAGATTCATGGACAAGGAAAGAAGAACCTGAATGGAGACGGGCTGGCCATTTGGTACACGAAGGAACGCATGCAGAAAG GTCCTGTATTTGGGAATATGGACAACTTCACTGGTCTGGGTGTGTTTGTGGACACTTATCCTAATGAGGAGAAACACATAGAG GCGCAGAAGAAAAGATACACTCCCCGCACACAG AGGATCTTCCCCTTCGTTCTGGCCATGGTGGGGAACGGCACCGTCAGCTACGACCACGAGCGGGACGGCCGGCCCACGGAGCTGGGCGGCTGCAACGCCATGGTGCGCAACCTCAAGCACGACACCTTCCTCTTCATCCGATACATCCGCCGCAGGCTCACG GTGATGATTGACATCGACGGGCAGCACGAGTGGAGGGACTGCCTGGACTTACCTGGGGTGCGGCTGCCAAAGGGCTATTATTTCGGAGCTTCGGCAGTCACTGGAGATCTCTCAG ATAACCATGACATCATTTCTCTGAAACTCTACCAACTGACCGTTTTATGGAGTcaaaaggaagaaggagaggaggaagatgaaataACTATTCCCAGTGTGGACAACATGGAGCTACTCAGAT TGGGTCAGATTGAAGAAGGGATGAGCGGCGTAGCTATTTTCTTCACCGTGCTCTTCTCCCTGCTGGGCTGCATCTTCCTCGTCATCATCGGCCTGGTGGTCTACAGCCACTGGAACGAGAGCCGGCGCAAGCGCTTCTACTGA
- the lman2la gene encoding lectin, mannose-binding 2-like a isoform X2, whose product MAAASRSKHHSGSKSPVSLIYRRKTMPLKIFWCVVSLLFAVNRCFAEDDHEMEEFLKREFSLSKPYQGVGSLGSSHWELMGDAMVTTEQVRLTPDMQSRQGAVWSRIPCHLKDWEMQVHFKIHGQGKKNLNGDGLAIWYTKERMQKGPVFGNMDNFTGLGVFVDTYPNEEKHIERIFPFVLAMVGNGTVSYDHERDGRPTELGGCNAMVRNLKHDTFLFIRYIRRRLTVMIDIDGQHEWRDCLDLPGVRLPKGYYFGASAVTGDLSDNHDIISLKLYQLTVLWSQKEEGEEEDEITIPSVDNMELLRLGQIEEGMSGVAIFFTVLFSLLGCIFLVIIGLVVYSHWNESRRKRFY is encoded by the exons ATGGCCGCCGCCAGCAGGAGCAAACATCATAGCGGTTCCAAATCACCAGTCAGCTTAATTTACAGAAGGAAAACAATGCCTTTGAAAATATTTTGGTGTGTTGTCTCTCTTCTTTTCGCTGTAAACCGATGTTTTGCCGAAGATGACCACGAAATGGAAGAGTTTCTGAAGCGGGAGTTTTCCCTTTCCAAGCCTTACCAAG GTGTGGGCTCTTTAGGTTCCTCCCACTGGGAGCTGATGGGGGATGCCATGGTAACCACCGAGCAGGTGCGCCTCACACCTGACATGCAGAGCAGGCAGGGGGCAGTGTGGAGCCGCATC CCTTGTCATCTTAAGGACTGGGAGATGCAGGTGCACTTTAAGATTCATGGACAAGGAAAGAAGAACCTGAATGGAGACGGGCTGGCCATTTGGTACACGAAGGAACGCATGCAGAAAG GTCCTGTATTTGGGAATATGGACAACTTCACTGGTCTGGGTGTGTTTGTGGACACTTATCCTAATGAGGAGAAACACATAGAG AGGATCTTCCCCTTCGTTCTGGCCATGGTGGGGAACGGCACCGTCAGCTACGACCACGAGCGGGACGGCCGGCCCACGGAGCTGGGCGGCTGCAACGCCATGGTGCGCAACCTCAAGCACGACACCTTCCTCTTCATCCGATACATCCGCCGCAGGCTCACG GTGATGATTGACATCGACGGGCAGCACGAGTGGAGGGACTGCCTGGACTTACCTGGGGTGCGGCTGCCAAAGGGCTATTATTTCGGAGCTTCGGCAGTCACTGGAGATCTCTCAG ATAACCATGACATCATTTCTCTGAAACTCTACCAACTGACCGTTTTATGGAGTcaaaaggaagaaggagaggaggaagatgaaataACTATTCCCAGTGTGGACAACATGGAGCTACTCAGAT TGGGTCAGATTGAAGAAGGGATGAGCGGCGTAGCTATTTTCTTCACCGTGCTCTTCTCCCTGCTGGGCTGCATCTTCCTCGTCATCATCGGCCTGGTGGTCTACAGCCACTGGAACGAGAGCCGGCGCAAGCGCTTCTACTGA